CCACAGATGCAGCTCGAGGGGGATCGACAAGAACAATGCGAACCGCACGAGGTCCGTGACCACCATGGTCGCCCGCCGGTTGAACCGGTCCGCCCAGGCGCCCGCGATCGGGCCGATCACCAGCGCCGGCAGCAGCCGGACGAACAGCACGCCGGCGAGGGCGTACGCCTTCTCCGAGTACGACGGCACCAGCTCGGTGGCGAGTGACGTGGTCGCGAGGAAGCCGAGCCAGTCGCCGAGGCTGGACAGCGACAGCGAGATCCACAGCCGCCGGAACGGCTTGATGGCGAGGACGTTGCGGACCTCGGTCTCGGGGGGCGGCGAGGCGGCGACCTCGCTGAGGTCGCGCACGTGCGCGCCGTTGCGGATCAGCCGCCGGCCTCCGGGAATGTCCCCACTCCTTGCCTGAGGGAACGTGCGAGGCGATGGTACCGAGCGTTTCCCCGCGCCGCGTCACCCTTCCGCACGCATCGGGACGGTCCGCGGATCACCCAGGGGCGCGGCGCGCGCCTAGGGCGCGAGCTTCTTCGGTGCTCGCGTCGCGGTCTTTCGCGCGGTCTTCTTGGCCGGCTTCTTCGCCGCCTTGCTCGCTGTCTTTTTGGCGGTGGTCTTCTTGGCCGCGGGTGCGGCCGCGCGCTTGCCGGCCCGCTTCGCCGGTGCCGGCCCACGGGCCCGCCGCTCGGCGAGCAGCTCGGCCGCGCGTTCGAGGGTGAGCGAGTCGATCGCATCCCCCTTGCGCAGCGAGGCATTGGTCTCGCCGTCGGTCACGTAGGGGCCGAACCGGCCTTCGCGTACGACCATCTGCCGACCGCTCGAAGGGTCGGCGCCGACCTCGCGAACCGGTGCCGCCGCCGCCCGCCGGCCACGGGCCTTGGGCTGGGCGAACAACGCGAGCGCATCGTCGAGAGAGACCGTGAACAGCGCGCGCTCGCTGTCGAGAGAACGCGAGTCGGCACCGCGTTTGACGTAGGGACCGTAGCGACCGTTCTGCGCGGTGATCTCCTCGCCGGTGGCCGGGTCGACTCCCAGCGACCGCGGGAGGGACAGCAACGCAAGCGCGTCGTCGAGGGTCACGCCCTCGACCGACATGTCCTTGAACAGGGACGCGGTGCGCACCTCACCACCATCGAGCGGCTGGGTCGTGACATACGGGCCGTACCGACCGCTGCGCACGAGGATCGGCTCGTTCGTCGAGGGGTGCTGCCCGAGCAGCCGCTCGTCACTGGTCTTGTCGAGCAACGACACTGCTCGCTCGACGGTCAGCTCGTCGGGCGGCAGGTCGTCCGGGATGCTGGCGCGCAGGTCACCCTTCTGCACATATGGCCCGTAGCGCCCGACCCGCGCGACCACCGGCTCGCCGTCCTCCGCGACACCGATCGGCAGCGAGTTGACCTCGCGCGCATCGATCTCGCCCAGGCGGTCGTCGACCAGCTGCTTGAGCCCGTGCGGGTCATCCGCGCTCGACCCGTCGTCACCGAAGTAGAACCGCGACAGCCACTCCACGGACTGCTCGGATCCGTTCGCGATCGCGTCGAGATCGTCCTCCATCGCGGCGGTGAATCCATAGTCCACCAGCCGCGCGAAGTACTGCTCGAGCAGTCCCACGACCGCGAACGCCGTGAACGACGGCACCAGCGCCGTACCCCGCTTGAAGACGTAGCCGCGGTCCTGGATCGTCGAGAGGATGGAGGCGTACGTCGAGGGCCGCCCGATGCCCAGCTCTTCCAGTGCCTTCACCAGGCTCGCCTCTGTGTAACGCGCCGGCGGTGAGGTCGAGTGCGACTGCGGCTCGATGCGGTTCGCCGTCAGCGGCTGTGCCTCCACGACCTGCGGCAACCGGGTCTCACGATCGTCCCGTTCCGCGGCGTCGTCCTCGGTCTCCTCGACGTAGGCGCGCAGGAACCCGGGGAACGTGATGACCTTGCCGCTGGCAGAGAACTCGACGTCCTCGCCACCGGACGAGCGGGCACCCACGCGCACCGTCACCGACCGGCCAACCGCGTCCGCCATCTGCGATGCAACCGTCCGCTGCCAGATCAGCTCGTAGAGGCGGTACTCGTCGTTGCTCAGCTCGCTGCGCACCGATGCCGGTGTGCGGAACGTGTCGCCGGCCGGCCGGATTGCCTCGTGCGCCTCCTGCGCGTTCTTCACCTTGCGCTCGTAGCGGCGTGGCGCGTCGGGGACATACTCCGCGCCGTAGAGCTCCCTGGCTTGGGCGCGCGCCGCCGTCAACGCCGTCTCGGAGAGCGTCGTGGAGTCGGTCCGCATATAGGTGATGTAGCCGTTCTCGTACAGCCGCTGGGCGAGCGACATCACGAGCCGGGCGGTGAGCCGCAGCTTGCGGCTGCCTTCCTGCTGCAGCGTGCTCGTCATGAACGGCGGGTACGGCGAGCGACGGTACGGCCGCTCGTCCACCCCGCGAACGGCGAAGTCGCTATCGGCGAGCCGGTCGGCGAGGCCGACCGCATCAGCCTCAGCCAGGTGCACGACGTCGCGGGTGAGCCGACCGCTCTCGTCGAAGTCCCGGCCGGTCGCCACGCGCTTGCCGTCGACCGAGACCAGGCCGGCCTCGAACGACGTCGGGTCGCCGGCGACCCCGGGCTCGGTGCCGGTGTCGAACTCCGCGAGCAGGTCCCAGTAGTCCGCCGAGCGGAAGCGGATCCGCGCTCGCTCGCGCTCGACCAGCAGCCTGGTCGCGACCGACTGCACGCGGCCGGCCGACAGCCGCGGCATGACCTTCTTCCACAGCACCGGCGAGACGCCGTACCCGTAGAGCCGGTCGACGATCCGCCGGGTTTCCTGGGCATCGACCAGCGCCCGGTCGATCTCGCGCGGGTTGGCGACCGCATCACGGATCGCGGACGGCGTGATCTCGTGGAACACCATGCGATGCACGGGGACCCTCGGCTTGAGCACCTCGCGCAGATGCCAGGCGATGGCCTCGCCCTCGCGGTCCTCGTCAGTGGCGAGCAGCAGCTCGTCGGCGCTCTTCAGCGCGCTGCGCAGCTTGGCCACCTGCTGCCGCTTGTCCGGGTTGATGACGTACACCGGCGCGAAGTCGTGGTTGACGTCGATGCCGTAGGTCTTCCAGAGGTGCTTCTGTTCCTTCGGCATCTCACCGGCGCCACCCGGCAGGTCGCGAATGTGCCCGATCGAGGACTCGACGACGTAGCCGTCGCCGAGGTAGCCCGCGATCGTGCGCGCCTTGGCCGGCGACTCGACGATGACCAGCCGGCGGCGTCCGTCGCCGTCGGCTGATTCCGGGTCAGTCTCGCGGGCCACACCTGTTCCTTCGTCGTTGGGTGCTGTCACTGGTCGTGCACGACCGGCCAAGCATCGTCCGGCACGCCGGCCGGCCGGTCACCGACCAGCTCGAGCAACCGGGCCAGCCGCCGCCGGCCCACGATGCGGTACGCCGGACCGTCGGCACGAGGACCCACGAGCACCCCCGGAACTCCCGCAACGGCGAGGGCCGAACCGACGGAGAGCCAGGCGTGCTCATCGCTCGCGCCGAGCGCAAGGGTATACATGCCCGGCGCCGACCGCCCTGCAGCGAGGCACCACCAGCGCAACCGGGGGCCGTCGAGCAGCCATCCGGCGGGCGGGTGCTTGACCGCGCCCCGCGCCCACGCGTCGGCGAGCGGCCGCAGGCCTGGCAACCACGGCGTCGCGATCGCGACGCCGAGCTCGGTCGACGTGCGCTGAGCGGTCATACCGAACGCGGCGGCGAGCTCGCCTTCCAGGACGGCAGCGCGCCATCCGTCCGCGACCACCACGGAAATTCGCGCCGCGTCGGCGCGCCGGGCGAGCTGGCCGTTGCCGGCCAACAGGCCCTCGAGATCGTCGAGGCCGGGCGGCCGGGCGCTCGCACCGAACAGCGAGAGCTGTCGCTGGTCGTCCGCCATGACGCCAGTCCTACGGCGTACCGGCCGGGATTCGGTCGCGGACGCGACGATCGCCGGTCAGACGGCGGCCGGCTGGGCGGGTTCGGCCGGCGAGCTGCTCATGTCGACCTGGCGCCGCTTGCTCACGACCACCGCCGCGACGATCCCACCCAGCGCGACGATGCCGACGACGATCCGGATCGCGTTGTTCTGGTGCGGGCCGTGGATGCCGTACTTGACCACCGTGGGCGCGATCAGCAACGAGACCAGGTTCATGACCTTGATCAGCGGGTTGAGCGCGGGTCCGGCGGTGTCCTTGAACGGATCTCCGACCGTGTCGCCGATGACCGTCGCGGCATGCGCCTCCGAGCCCTTGCCGCCGTAGTTCCCGTCCTCGACCAGCTTCTTCGCGTTGTCCCAGGCGCCGCCCGAGTTGGCCAAGAAGATCGCCATCAGAACGCCGGCCGCGATCGCTCCGGCGAGATAGGCGCCGAGCGGCTCCCAGCCGAGCCAGAACCCGGTGGCGATCGGTGCCAGGACGGCGAGCAACCCCGGCGTGGCGAGCTCGCGCAGCGAGTCCTTGGTGCAGATGTCGACGACACGGGCGTAGTCCGGCCGGACGCTGCCGTCCATGATCCCCGGGAAGTTGCGGAACTGCTCGCGTACCTCGATCACGACCCGCCCGGCCGCGCGCGCGACCGCGCTGATCGCGAGCCCGGAGAAGAGGAACACGACCGAAGCACCGATGATCAGGCCGAAGAGCACGTTGGGCTTGTCGATCGACAGCGAGAACGCGAACGTTGACGACTGCTGCACCTTGACCGCGTTGACCGCGGTCGCGAACGAACCGAACAACGCAGTCGCGGCCAGCACCGCGGTCGCGATCGCGATGCCCTTCGTGATGGCCTTCGTCGTGTTGCCGACCGCGTCCAGCGCCGTGAGCACCTCGGCGCCCTCGCCGGTGACGTCGCCGGACATCTCGGCAACGCCCTGCGCGTTGTCCGAGATCGGGCCGAACGTGTCCATCGCGACGATCACGCCGACGGTCGTCAGCAGGCCGGTGCCGGCAAGGGCAACCGCGAACAGCGACAGCACGACGACGCCATGGCCGAGCAGGAAGGCGACGTACACAGCGCCGCCGATCAGGACCGCTGAGTAGACCGCGGACTCGAGCCCGACCGAGACCCCGCCGAGGATCACCGTGGCCGGCCCGGTCAGCGACGCCTTGCCGATGTCTCGAACCGGACGCCGCTCGACCTCGGTGAAGTAGCCGGTGAGGATCTGGATCGCGCTCGCGAGGACGAGGCCGACCAGTACGGCGAGGAACGCCATGACACGCGGGTTGCCGGACAGGTTGACGACGTCGGCCTCGCCGCCGCCGACACCGAACTTCGCGTAGGACGAGGGCAGGAAGACGAAGGTCACGATCGCGACGCCGATCGCGGCCGCGATCGCGGAGATGAAGAACCCGCGGTTGATCGCGGTGAGACCGGTGCGGTCTCCGTCGCGGGGGGCGGTCACGAACACGCCCAGCACCGCGGTGATGACGCCGACCGCCGGGATCAGCAGCGGCAGCACGAGGCCGTCACGCCCGAACGCGACCTGGCCGAGCAGCAGGGAGGCGACCAGCGTCACCGCATAGGACTCGAACAGGTCCGCGGCCATGCCTGCGCAGTCGCCGACGTTGTCGCCGACGTTGTCCGCGATCGTTGCGGCGTTGCGCGGGTCGTCCTCGGGGATGCCCTGCTCCACCTTGCCGACGAGGTCGGCGCCCACGTCCGCGGCCTTGGTGAAGATGCCGCCGCCGACCCGCATGAACATTGCGAGCAGGGCGGCGCCGAACCCGAAGCCCTCGAGCACCTGCGGTGCGTGACTGTTGAAGATGAGGGTGACGACGCTTGCGCCGAGCAGACCGAGGCCGACGGTCAGCATGCCGACCGTTCCGCCGGACCGGAACGCCACCCGGGTCGCCGCCTTCGCGCCGCTGGATCGGGCGGCCGCCGCCGTACGAACGTTCGCTCGGGTCGCGAGAGTCATCCCGCAGAACCCGACGAACGCCGAGAACGTCGCGCCGACCAGGAAGAACAGTGAGCGGCCGATCCGCGAACCGGTCGTGTCCGCGGGCAGGATGAAGAGCAAGCCGAAGATGACCACCGCGAACGGCGCAAGGGTCGTGAACTGGCGCCGCAGGTACGCGCTCGCGCCTTCCTGGACCGCCTTCGAGATGTCCTGCATCCGAGGGGTGCCCTGGTCGAACGCGAGCACCTCGCGCGCGAAGAAGGCGGACACACCGAGCGCGAGCACCGCGATCACCGCGATCACGGCCACGATGCCGTGGTCGTTGCCGGACAACGATGCGGGATTGTCGGCGAGCGTCCGGGATACCTCGGCGATCGGCGCGTGCAGGGCGAGCGGGGACATCAGGGTCCTTCTGGTCGACGGCGTTGGCGACAGGGAAACCCACCCCGGAGCAGGCAGGTGGCCGCGCAGGCTGTTATAGCGCGCCGAGTGTAGTCGGGAAGCGCGTTCTCATGCGTTCCACCCGAACGGACCGCGATCAGCCGCCGCCGTTGCCGGTCCGGGAGATCGGCCAGGCCATCGTCACGTGCGTACCCGCAGGGTCGCTGGTGACGAGGACCTCTTCGACCAGTCCGCCGATGACCACCAGGCCGAACCCGGGCGGGAGCGCGTCCAGCGAGCCGTCGGTGCCGACCGTGGCCGCAAGCCGCGCGGCATCGAGAGAGGACAAGCCCGGCTCCGGGTCGTCCTCGAGCGGACCCACGTCCGTGACCTCGACGGTGAACCGGCTGTCGTCGTCGCACAGCCGCATCCGCACGGGTGTCTCCGGAGCCCGGTTGGTGTGGACTCCGACCGCGCGCGAGCACGCCTCGCCGACCGCGAGCCGGACCTCGTCGAGGGTGTCCTCGGCCACACCGACCCTCCGGGCCATCGCCAGCGCGACCAGGCGCGCCGTACGCACGTGGGCGGGCAGGGGCGTGAACGTCACGTCCACCGTGGCCATCGTGGAGCTCGAGCTACTCGGGGGCAGCGGCGAGTGCGTCGTCCACGGACTCGTGGATCGGGAAGACCTTGGTGAGGCCGGTGATCCGGAAGATCTTCAGGATGCGGTCCTGGGTGCACACCAGGTGCAGCGAGCCCTCGTGCGAGCGGACCCGCTTGAGACCACCGACGAGCACGCCCAGCCCGGTCGAGTCCAGGAAGTCGACGTTCTCCATGTCGATGATCAGGTGGTAGCTGCCGCCGGACACGAGGTCGATCAGGTGCTCGCGAAGCTTCGGCGCCGTATAGACGTCGATCTCGCCACCGACCCCGACGACGGTGCGGTCACCCTCGACCTTCGTGGAGAGTGTTAGGTCCACGCGTTCCTCCAGCGGAAGCTCACGCCTCGATTCACGGTCCCCTCCCATCAAACCATCACGCTGCGCCGTTTCCCGAATGCGCAGGGCGTGCGCAGTCCTACCCCGCTGGCAGACTCTTAACAGTGATCGCTGATCTTGGCTCGCCGACCGCCCGCCGGAGCGGCCGGTTCGAGCGCCGGGGGCCGAACGGGTGACCGACCTCGCGCTCGCCCCGGGCTCGCCCCTGGACTGGCTGCTGCGCCGCCCCTCGCAGCGCGAGCGGATCACCCACGTCGAGCGGCTCGCGGCCCGTTCGGCCCGGGTGGCCGACTGGCCGGCCTGGGCGGCTCCCGAGCTCGTGGCCGCGCTTCGCGCTGCGGGGGTCGACCGGCCGTGGACGCATCAGGCGCAGGCCGCCGAGCTGGCCTGGACCGGGCGATCGGTGGTGGTGGCCACCGGCACCGCATCCGGCAAGTCCCTCGCCTACCAGCTTCCGGCGCTCTCCGCGGCCCTTCGCGGAGGTGGCTCGACCCTCTATCTCGCGCCCACGAAGGCGCTGGCGGCCGACCAGCTGCGCGCCGTAGGCGAGCTCGGGCTCGACCAGCTGCGCATCGCGACCTACGACGGGGACACCGGAATCGAGGAGCGCGACTGGGCGCGCCGGCACGCGGAGGTAGTGCTCACCAACCCGGACATGGCGCACCATTCGCTGCTACCCGGGCACGTGCGATGGTCCTCCTTTTTCAAGCGGCTGCGCTTCGTGGTGCTCGACGAGTGCCACGGCTACCGGGGCGTGTTCGGCTCGCACGTCGCGCAGGTTCTTCGCCGGCTCCGCCGGATCGCCGCGCACTACGGCGCCGACCCAGTGTTCGTCCTGGCCTCCGCCACTGTCTCGGACCCCGCGACGACGGCGCGAGCGCTGCTGGGAATCGACGTCTGCGAGGTCGTGGAGGACGGCTCGCCGCGCGCCGCCATCGACATCGCGCTGTGGGAGCCGCCGCTGTCGGAGCTGGCCGGGGAGCACGGCGCGCCGGTCCGGCGCAGCGTTACCGCCGAGGCTGCCGACCTGCTGGCCGACCTCGTGATCAGCGACATCCGGACCCTCGCCTTCATCCGGTCGAGGCGCGGCGCCGAGTCGATCGCGCTCGGTGCCCGCCGCGCGCTGCAGGATGCCGCGCCGGAGCTGACCGAGCGGGTCGCGGCCTACCGCGCGGGCTACCTGCCGGAGGACCGGCGCGAGCTCGAACGTGCGCTGCACGACGGCACGATCATCGGAATGGCAAGCACGAACGCGCTCGAGCTGGGCGTGGACGTCAGCGGGCTGGACGCCGTCGTCATTGCCGGCTGGCCCGGCACGCGGGCCTCGCTCTGGCAGCAAGCCGGCCGGGCCGGGCGCGGAGGCGGCCACGCGCTCGCCGTACTGATCGCGCGCGACGATCCGCTGGACACCTACCTGGTGCACCACCCGGACGCGATTTTCGGCCAGCCGGTCGAAGCCGCCGTCCTGGACCCCGACAACCCGTACGTCGTCACGCCGCACCTGGCCGCGGCGGCCGCTGAGCTGCCACTGGTCGAGGCGGACCTGGCCGGCTTCGGCCCGACCGCCCCGGCCGCAGTGCAGGAGCTGGTCGGCGCCGGGCTGCTGCGGCGCCGGCCGACCGGGTGGTTCTGGACCCGTCGTGACCGGGCCAGCGCGCTGGCCGACCTGCGCGGCACGGGCGGCGAGCCGGTCAGGATCTGCGAGGCCGGCACCGGCCGGCTGGTCGGCACCGTCGATGCCGCCGCCTCGCACGCGACCGTGCACACCGGCGCGGTCTACCTGCACCAGGGGCAGTCGTTCCTGGTTCGCGACCTCGACCTCGCCGAGTGCGTGGCGTTGGTCGAGGCGGACAACCCGGACTGGTCGACCTGGGCCCGAGACCGGACGGACATCTCGATCGTCTCGACCAGCCGCGGCGTCGACCACGGAGCGGTCACCGTGCAGGTCGGGGTCGTCGACGTGACCCAGCAGGTCGTCTCGTTCCTGCGACGGCGGGTGGGCACCGGCGAGGTGCTGGGCGAGGTCGCGCTCGACCTGCCGCCGCGCCAGCTCCGCACGGTCGCAACCTGGTGGACCGTCACATCGGGGCTGCTCGAACAGGCGGCGATCGAGCCTGCCCAGGTGCCGGGCGCGGCGCACGCAGCGGAGCACGCCTCGATCGGGCTGCTGCCCTTGGTCGCAACCTGCGACCGCTGGGACGTCGGCGGGGTGTCGACCGAGTTCCATCCCGACACCGGCCTGGCGACGGTGTTCGTCTACGACGGGCAGGCCGGCGGAGCCGGCTTCGCGGAGCGGGCGTTCGACCGAGCCGAGCAGTGGCTCACCGCCACGCGGGACGCGATCACCGCCTGCGAGTGTGAGGCCGGTTGCCCGTCGTGCGTCCAGTCCCCGAAGTGTGGCAACGGCAACGAACCGCTCGAAAAGGCCGCCGCGGTGCGGTTGCTCACCGCCGTCATCGCCGAGTGCTGGGGCTGAGGCCGCCGACGCCGCCGCTTGACGGACCCTCGCTCACGGGCCCGGCTCTGGCGACCGCGATCGCCGGCCCGAACCCGGCGAGTGGTCCGGGCAACGGGACGGCCACCTGCACAGTGGCGTCGGCGTCGCTGAGCCGGCACTCGCGCAGCACCGCGTCGTTCTCGTGTGCGAGCCGGGCGCCGATCGCACACGCAGCCGTGGGGCCCGCGACGACATGCAAGGCGACCGCCAACGCGCTCGCATCCGCGGCGGAGCGCGCCCGCTCGCCAGTCACCGCAACCACTCCGACGCCACCCGCGACCGCGGCCATGAGGCCGACGATCACCATCGCGATCATCACCCAGATGGTGGCGAAGCCGTCGTCGTCGGACCTCATGGCGCCGCGCCCGCGCTGGCCGGCTCGGCCGGGTCGGACACGCTTGCCCGCACGGTGATCCCCGGCACCAAGCGGCCGAGCCCCGGAATGGAAACGGTCGCCGCGACGGTGCCCGTGACGACCCCGTCCACGGCCGACGTCGTCAGCGTCGCGCCGCCGGGTGCGGCCTGCAGCGCGATCGCACGTACCGCCGCCGCCTGTTCGCCGCGGGCTGCCAGGCGAGCGGCGATGGCGGCGGCGTCGCTGCAGCGCAACTGCGCCAACACGACGACGAGCAGCCCGACTGCCGCGAGGGTCGTCACGACGAACGCCGGCAACGCGACCGCGAACTCTGCCGTCACCATGCCGGCCTCGCGGTCGCGCGGGTCCGGCGCGGGCGGCACGGCCGGCCCGGCCGTCGCCGGCCGGATCCGACCGAGCCGAGTAGTCACAAGCCCAGGTGCAGCGCCCGAGAGATGATGCTCTCGAGCAGGTTCGTGGCGAAGCCGCTGGTCAGCACCTTGAACAACAAGGCGCCGAAGCCACAGGCCGCGACCGTGCCCACGGCGTACTCAGCGGTCGTCATGCCGGCGTCCGCCGCGCTCTCCGCCCGGCTGCGCAGCCAGGCCAGCAGTCCACGCATCGCGCACTCCCTTCGACCGGCGGCCGGCCGGTGCGGACCCCGGCGCGCGCCGGGACGATCCGAGCGTCGCCGTCCGGGCCGGCGCCGCGGCGCGATTCCGGCCGGCTGTGCACGGCCGCGCCGGCCGGTCCGGGTGTGGGCAGCGACTCAGTACGGCGGCTGAGCGCAGCGCCTGGAGTGCACCGGCTAGTGCAGCGACGGGACCAAGCCGATGACGAGCGGCACGACGGCGACGAGGACGAACGCCGGTAAGAAGCACAGGCCCAGCGGGAGCACGAGCCACACGGATGCCCGCCGCACCTGCTGCTGCGCCCGCGCACGGCGGCGGGCCCGCAGCCGCTCTGCCGCGCGCTGCAGCTCGTCCGCGATTGCGGCGCCGCTCGCGCCGGAGCGGATCATCGAGCGCGCGATCGGCGACCGCACCGGGTCGACCAGCCATGGGGCCCAGGCCTCGGCCACCGGCGTACCTGCCCGCAAGGCGCTCGCGACCGATCGGCAGTGTGCAGCCAATGCAGGTCCGGCGGCGATCGTGACCGCGTCCAGCCCGTCCGCGACGGACGCGCCGGCGGCGACGCAGCCGGCCAGCAGGTCGACGGCCATCGCGAGCTCGGCAGGGTCGGTGGCCGTCGGGGTCGCGCGCGGGCGCAGGATGAGCGCCGCGGCCGCCATGGTTGTGCCGGCGAGCAGGCCGAGCAGTCCGAACGTCGCGCCGCCGCCGAGCGCGGCAACGACGACCACGGCAACCGCCACCGGCCCCCGAGGGCTCGGGCGGGACGTCGGCTCGACGGGGAGCGCCGCCACCGACCGCAGCCGACGGCGCGCGTCAGGTGTCGACGTCGCGAGCGCAGCCATCGCGAGCCCCGCGCACAGGCCGGCGAGCAGGATCACGCGCGCAGCGCGAGCCGGGCGATCGCGGACATGGCGGCCACGCCGGCGGCATCGAGGAGCACCGCCGCGCCCAACAATCCCCAGCCCAGCGGGCGGTGCAGCAGGAACCCGAGCGGCTGCGCGCCCACGGCGTCGCCGAGCACGAGCCCGAACGCCGGAAGCGCGGCCAGCAGGAGCATCGTCGCCCGCGGGCCGGCCAACGCTGCATCGAGCTCGCGACGCAGCTCGTCATCCGCCTCCAGCGCGGTCCCGAGCCGGTCGAGCACACCGGCGACCCGGCCGCCCACGGTCTCGGCGACCGACCATGCAGCGGCGAGGTAGCGCATGGCCTCGGCACCCTCGAGGGCTTGTGACCGGCCCAGCTCACGAGACGCGTCGCCACCCCGTGCCGCTGCGTTCGACGCGGCGAGAAGGTCGTCCCGAAGCGGACCGGACCCGGTCGCCACTGCGCCCAGCGCCTCGGCCGGAGTTCGGCCGGCGCGCAGCTCGGCCGCGAGCGCGAACGTCACCTCGACCACCGCAGCGCGCCTCGCCGCGGCCGCCGACCTGCGCCGGGCGCTGCGCAGCGACCGGGCCGCCAGCGCAGCACCCGCGATGCCCGACACGAGAACCACCGGCGACGGGTCGCTCGCCGCCGCGAGAACGCCGACCGCAGCCGCGGCAACCGCGATGCTGATGCGGTTGGCCGCGCCGGAACCGTTCGCCCGCAGCCGCGCCAGCCGGGGCCCGGCTCGCGACCGACCCCAGGCGACGACCATGGCCGACGCGGCCAGGGCAGCGGTCGCGACACTCAGCACGGCTCGGCCACCCGACGGTCGAAGGCCGGCGCACCGGGGCCGGCGACGACGTGATCCGATCCGAACCGGTACGCCGGGACCACCTCAGCGGCACCGCTCGAATCGGCGGAGAGGACGGCGATCGCGGCCACTCGCCGCCCGCCGTCCCGGCGGCGGACGAGGTGGACGACGGCGTCGACCGCGGCGACAAGCAGGCTGTGCGCGGCCGCGCGCGGAACCCCGGCGCGCGCGCACAACGACTCGATCCGCGCCGGCAGGTGCTCCGGCCGGTTGGCGTGGATCGTGCCGCATCCCCCGTCGTGACCCGTGTTGAGCGCCGACAGCAGGTCGAGCACCTCGGTCCCACGCACCTCGCCGACGACCAGCCGGTCCGGCCGCATCCGCAGCGCCTGCCGGACCAGGACGTCGAGGCCGACCGCGCCTGCTCCCTCCGCGTTCGCCGGTCGCGCCTCCAGCCGAACCACATGCGGATGGTGCGGCCGCAGCTCGGCGGCGTCCTCGACGATGACCAATCGCTCGGTGGGATCGACCAACGACAGCAAGGTCGAGAGCACCGTCGTCTTCCCGCTGCCGGTGCCTCCGGTGACGAGAAAGGCCAGGCGAGCGGCGACCAGGCGCCGCAACAGATCGGCGGCCTCGGTCGGAAGCGACCGGCGGGCCACCAGCTCGTCCAGCGCGAAGGTACGACGCGGCGGCACGCGAAGGCAGATGTGCGTCCCTCCCGGCGCGATCGGCGGCAGAACAGCGTGCACTCGTACGCCGTCGGGCAGGCGCGCATCGGCATAGGGCGCCGCGTCGTCGAGGCGCCGGCCCCCGGCCACCACGAGCCGGACGGCCAGGCGCCGCGCGGTCGCCTCGTCCGGGACGACGACGGACGTGGGCACCAGACCGGCACCGCGATCCACCCAGATCGGGCCCGGACCGTTCACGAGCAGATCAGTGACCGTCTCGTCCGACAGCAGCGGTTCGAGCGGGACACTGCCGCCCCAGTCGCCACCGAGCGATCCGGCGAGGTCGGGCGCACCGTCCGAAAAGCCGGTCACGCGGTCGCCCCCGCTGGTACCTCGGTGGCGGCGGCCAGCACGGCCTCGGCGGCTTGCGCCAGCGATCCGCGCGACCGCCCGATCGGCAGCCGCCCCTGCTCGGCGGCTGCGGCTACCGCCGGCTCGTCGCGCAGCACCGCAACC
This is a stretch of genomic DNA from Mycobacteriales bacterium. It encodes these proteins:
- a CDS encoding sodium-translocating pyrophosphatase, which produces MSPLALHAPIAEVSRTLADNPASLSGNDHGIVAVIAVIAVLALGVSAFFAREVLAFDQGTPRMQDISKAVQEGASAYLRRQFTTLAPFAVVIFGLLFILPADTTGSRIGRSLFFLVGATFSAFVGFCGMTLATRANVRTAAAARSSGAKAATRVAFRSGGTVGMLTVGLGLLGASVVTLIFNSHAPQVLEGFGFGAALLAMFMRVGGGIFTKAADVGADLVGKVEQGIPEDDPRNAATIADNVGDNVGDCAGMAADLFESYAVTLVASLLLGQVAFGRDGLVLPLLIPAVGVITAVLGVFVTAPRDGDRTGLTAINRGFFISAIAAAIGVAIVTFVFLPSSYAKFGVGGGEADVVNLSGNPRVMAFLAVLVGLVLASAIQILTGYFTEVERRPVRDIGKASLTGPATVILGGVSVGLESAVYSAVLIGGAVYVAFLLGHGVVVLSLFAVALAGTGLLTTVGVIVAMDTFGPISDNAQGVAEMSGDVTGEGAEVLTALDAVGNTTKAITKGIAIATAVLAATALFGSFATAVNAVKVQQSSTFAFSLSIDKPNVLFGLIIGASVVFLFSGLAISAVARAAGRVVIEVREQFRNFPGIMDGSVRPDYARVVDICTKDSLRELATPGLLAVLAPIATGFWLGWEPLGAYLAGAIAAGVLMAIFLANSGGAWDNAKKLVEDGNYGGKGSEAHAATVIGDTVGDPFKDTAGPALNPLIKVMNLVSLLIAPTVVKYGIHGPHQNNAIRIVVGIVALGGIVAAVVVSKRRQVDMSSSPAEPAQPAAV
- the topA gene encoding type I DNA topoisomerase; translated protein: MARETDPESADGDGRRRLVIVESPAKARTIAGYLGDGYVVESSIGHIRDLPGGAGEMPKEQKHLWKTYGIDVNHDFAPVYVINPDKRQQVAKLRSALKSADELLLATDEDREGEAIAWHLREVLKPRVPVHRMVFHEITPSAIRDAVANPREIDRALVDAQETRRIVDRLYGYGVSPVLWKKVMPRLSAGRVQSVATRLLVERERARIRFRSADYWDLLAEFDTGTEPGVAGDPTSFEAGLVSVDGKRVATGRDFDESGRLTRDVVHLAEADAVGLADRLADSDFAVRGVDERPYRRSPYPPFMTSTLQQEGSRKLRLTARLVMSLAQRLYENGYITYMRTDSTTLSETALTAARAQARELYGAEYVPDAPRRYERKVKNAQEAHEAIRPAGDTFRTPASVRSELSNDEYRLYELIWQRTVASQMADAVGRSVTVRVGARSSGGEDVEFSASGKVITFPGFLRAYVEETEDDAAERDDRETRLPQVVEAQPLTANRIEPQSHSTSPPARYTEASLVKALEELGIGRPSTYASILSTIQDRGYVFKRGTALVPSFTAFAVVGLLEQYFARLVDYGFTAAMEDDLDAIANGSEQSVEWLSRFYFGDDGSSADDPHGLKQLVDDRLGEIDAREVNSLPIGVAEDGEPVVARVGRYGPYVQKGDLRASIPDDLPPDELTVERAVSLLDKTSDERLLGQHPSTNEPILVRSGRYGPYVTTQPLDGGEVRTASLFKDMSVEGVTLDDALALLSLPRSLGVDPATGEEITAQNGRYGPYVKRGADSRSLDSERALFTVSLDDALALFAQPKARGRRAAAAPVREVGADPSSGRQMVVREGRFGPYVTDGETNASLRKGDAIDSLTLERAAELLAERRARGPAPAKRAGKRAAAPAAKKTTAKKTASKAAKKPAKKTARKTATRAPKKLAP
- a CDS encoding ATP-binding protein; this translates as MDVTFTPLPAHVRTARLVALAMARRVGVAEDTLDEVRLAVGEACSRAVGVHTNRAPETPVRMRLCDDDSRFTVEVTDVGPLEDDPEPGLSSLDAARLAATVGTDGSLDALPPGFGLVVIGGLVEEVLVTSDPAGTHVTMAWPISRTGNGGG
- a CDS encoding STAS domain-containing protein, whose amino-acid sequence is MDLTLSTKVEGDRTVVGVGGEIDVYTAPKLREHLIDLVSGGSYHLIIDMENVDFLDSTGLGVLVGGLKRVRSHEGSLHLVCTQDRILKIFRITGLTKVFPIHESVDDALAAAPE